From a single Nitrospirota bacterium genomic region:
- a CDS encoding TlyA family RNA methyltransferase, which yields MKERLDKLIVSRGLVESREMAKALILEGKVFVNGEKITKAGTAVSEDAKIFLNEVDFPYVSRGGLKLESAINFFNINVSNRIIMDVGASTGGFTDCLLKMGAKKVFCIDVGYGQLAWLLRKDPRVIIMERTNVRYLDRIDWHKDSRYRGQDFEELKNRNIDMAVIDISFISLKKVINAVLHFLNRNGEVLSLVKPQFEVGKGEVGRGGIVKDEDKRLKAVNDIQKHFESLGLKTIGVFKCPISGQKGNVEYFLYMVRL from the coding sequence TTGAAAGAACGACTGGATAAACTTATAGTTTCAAGGGGACTTGTCGAAAGCAGAGAAATGGCTAAAGCCCTTATTCTGGAGGGAAAGGTATTTGTCAATGGTGAAAAGATAACAAAGGCTGGAACTGCTGTAAGTGAAGATGCAAAAATATTTCTCAATGAAGTAGATTTTCCTTATGTAAGTAGAGGGGGACTTAAGCTCGAATCTGCAATAAACTTTTTTAATATAAATGTAAGCAATAGAATCATAATGGATGTTGGTGCATCAACAGGGGGTTTCACTGATTGTTTATTGAAGATGGGTGCGAAAAAGGTATTTTGTATAGATGTTGGTTATGGACAGCTTGCATGGTTACTCAGAAAAGACCCAAGGGTAATCATTATGGAAAGAACAAATGTAAGATATCTTGACAGGATTGATTGGCATAAAGACTCAAGATATAGAGGTCAAGATTTTGAAGAACTAAAAAATAGAAATATTGATATGGCTGTAATAGACATATCATTTATATCTCTCAAAAAAGTTATTAATGCAGTATTACATTTTCTTAATAGGAATGGTGAAGTTCTTTCATTGGTAAAACCCCAGTTTGAAGTTGGCAAAGGAGAAGTTGGCAGAGGTGGAATTGTAAAGGACGAGGATAAGAGACTGAAAGCTGTAAATGATATACAGAAACATTTCGAAAGTCTTGGTCTAAAAACTATTGGAGTATTTAAATGTCCTATTAGCGGACAAAAAGGAAATGTTGAATATTTTCTTTATATGGTGAGGTTATAG
- a CDS encoding SAM-dependent methyltransferase: MNILEQKIKEKINKEGPIKFAKFMEMSLYEPSLGYYTSEKTYIGKAGDFYTSQHVHQIFGTMIGRQIEEMWRIMEKPSEFFIIEPGAGMGYLCKDIMDYLNKRNIIEAFTYLIIEINPSLYEKQKKLLACFFDKVKWLRSIIEINGLKGCVVSNELLDSFPVHIIVMEDELKEIYVGFQDNVFKEIPTAPVDESLINYINEFSIDIQKGYRTEINLKIKEWLLALNKAISEGFIITIDYGYSARDYYSEERNRGTLLCYHKHQLSENPYENIGEQDITAHVNFSSVKKWGEELGFKTLGFCQQGTYLVSLGIDEMIRELFQQSHDYLFEIAKIKRLILPGTIGETHKVMIQYKGNKDPSLRGFMLRNQKDIL; encoded by the coding sequence ATGAATATACTTGAACAAAAAATTAAAGAGAAAATCAATAAAGAAGGTCCTATAAAATTTGCGAAGTTTATGGAGATGTCTCTCTATGAACCAAGTCTTGGCTATTACACCTCAGAGAAGACCTATATTGGTAAAGCAGGTGACTTTTACACAAGCCAGCATGTCCATCAGATATTCGGCACCATGATTGGAAGGCAAATTGAAGAGATGTGGAGAATTATGGAAAAACCTTCTGAGTTTTTTATTATCGAACCTGGGGCAGGCATGGGTTATCTGTGCAAGGATATTATGGATTACCTCAATAAAAGGAACATAATTGAAGCATTTACCTATTTAATCATTGAAATAAATCCTTCATTATATGAAAAGCAAAAGAAGCTTCTCGCTTGTTTCTTCGATAAAGTTAAATGGTTACGATCTATTATTGAAATTAATGGATTAAAGGGCTGTGTAGTTTCAAACGAACTACTTGACTCATTCCCTGTTCATATTATAGTTATGGAAGATGAATTAAAAGAGATCTATGTCGGTTTCCAAGACAACGTATTCAAAGAAATTCCCACAGCTCCGGTAGATGAATCTTTAATTAATTACATAAATGAATTCTCAATTGACATTCAAAAAGGTTACAGAACAGAAATAAATCTTAAAATAAAAGAATGGCTTTTGGCTCTTAATAAAGCTATTTCTGAAGGTTTTATTATAACAATAGATTACGGCTATTCTGCACGAGACTATTACAGCGAAGAAAGAAACAGGGGAACATTGCTATGCTATCACAAGCATCAGTTAAGCGAGAACCCTTATGAAAATATAGGCGAACAGGACATAACAGCTCATGTCAATTTCTCTTCAGTCAAAAAATGGGGAGAGGAACTCGGTTTCAAGACTTTAGGATTCTGTCAACAGGGGACGTATCTCGTGAGCCTCGGAATTGATGAAATGATTCGAGAACTTTTTCAACAATCGCATGATTATCTATTTGAGATTGCAAAAATAAAAAGGCTTATATTGCCAGGAACTATTGGCGAAACACATAAGGTCATGATACAATATAAAGGTAATAAAGATCCATCTTTACGTGGATTTATGCTTAGAAATCAGAAAGATATACTATAA
- the speE gene encoding polyamine aminopropyltransferase — MERNIWFIDKDSKNRWIYHRVKDYILSKKTKYQHVKILKTYEFGTVVVLDKKIQSSERDEFIYHETLVHPAMILHPKPENILILGGGEGATLREVLKHITVSKVDMIDIDKEFVDLCKKHLKKWHNNSFNDKKVNLIFDDAMEYVKRVRDTYDVIIADISDPVEGGPAKMIYTKKFYTYIKKALKADGLFVTHATNVSETGTTISFKLFNILSEIFAKAVFYYEYIPSFATQWAFIIGSAKYNPQTVSFRVINKRIIERELSNLLYYDTDAHKRIFCIPKHIKKFL; from the coding sequence ATGGAAAGGAATATATGGTTTATCGATAAGGACAGCAAAAATAGATGGATATACCATCGTGTAAAAGATTATATATTATCAAAGAAGACGAAGTATCAGCACGTGAAAATATTAAAAACTTACGAATTTGGAACTGTTGTAGTTCTTGACAAAAAGATTCAGTCATCTGAAAGAGATGAGTTTATATATCATGAAACACTTGTGCACCCGGCTATGATATTGCATCCAAAACCTGAAAATATATTGATACTCGGAGGCGGAGAGGGTGCGACATTGAGAGAGGTGTTAAAACATATAACAGTCAGTAAAGTTGATATGATAGATATAGATAAAGAATTTGTTGATTTGTGTAAAAAACATCTTAAAAAATGGCACAATAATTCATTTAATGATAAAAAGGTAAACTTAATTTTTGACGATGCGATGGAGTATGTTAAAAGAGTCAGAGATACATATGATGTAATCATTGCAGATATCAGTGACCCTGTCGAAGGAGGTCCTGCTAAAATGATATATACGAAGAAATTTTATACTTACATTAAAAAGGCTCTTAAAGCAGATGGTCTTTTTGTTACACATGCTACAAATGTCTCTGAGACAGGAACAACAATCTCGTTTAAATTGTTTAATATTTTAAGTGAAATATTTGCAAAGGCAGTTTTTTATTATGAATATATTCCAAGCTTTGCTACGCAATGGGCGTTTATCATCGGATCTGCAAAATATAATCCCCAAACAGTATCTTTTAGGGTTATTAATAAAAGAATAATAGAGAGGGAATTATCAAATCTTTTGTATTATGATACAGATGCGCATAAAAGAATTTTCTGTATTCCCAAACATATCAAAAAATTTCTTTAG
- a CDS encoding 1-deoxy-D-xylulose-5-phosphate synthase: MMYLENIESPLDLKKLSISELKILAKEIRDTLIYRISRNGGHLSSNLGVVELTISLHYVFDSPRDKIIWDVGHQSYTHKLLTGRYKRLADLRKLKGISGFPRRDESEHDAFGTGHSSTSISAALGIIEGRDKNREDFKIVAVIGDGAMTGGLALEGLNNAGSLKKDLIVILNDNEMSISPNVGALSAYLNRILTAERYQKFKRDTKSFLEGIPKLGGKAAKIAQKTEEVLKGLILPGLLFEELGFTYVGPIDGHNIELLIDTLRRIKNIQSPILIHVITKKGKGYEFSEKNPSIYHGIGPFKIETGEPIETQGQNYSDVFGDALIDLAEKDEKIIAITAAMKEGTGLDYFARRFPNRFYDVGIAEQHALTFAAGLATQGLKPVVAIYSTFLQRAYDQIVHDICLQKLHVVFAIDRAGIVGEDGPTHNGIFDLSYLRHIPNLVVMAPKDALELKMMLKIALEYNGPVAIRYPKGRIPIFNESQKFQSLFKIGESEILKDGTDIALIGIGNTVFTVLKAAEKLEKEGINPMVINARFIKPLDRKLLSKVASLIQRIITVEDNVIMGGFGSAVLELFNEMGLFNVRLKRLGIPDIFVEHGDTNELRRIYGLDEDSISSIVSSFLKEPVYRF; encoded by the coding sequence ATGATGTATCTTGAAAATATAGAATCACCTTTAGATTTAAAGAAACTTTCAATATCAGAACTCAAAATACTTGCTAAAGAGATAAGGGATACCCTGATATATCGAATCTCAAGAAATGGTGGACATCTGTCATCAAATCTCGGGGTGGTGGAATTAACAATATCTCTGCATTATGTTTTTGATTCTCCAAGAGATAAGATAATATGGGATGTTGGTCATCAATCATATACACATAAGCTTCTGACAGGAAGATACAAGAGACTTGCAGATTTGAGAAAGTTAAAAGGTATCTCAGGATTTCCCAGAAGAGATGAAAGCGAGCACGATGCTTTCGGTACAGGACACAGTTCTACATCAATTTCTGCAGCACTTGGAATTATAGAAGGTCGAGATAAAAACAGAGAGGATTTTAAGATTGTAGCAGTAATAGGTGATGGCGCAATGACCGGGGGACTTGCTCTTGAAGGATTGAATAATGCTGGAAGTCTCAAAAAAGACCTGATAGTCATTTTAAATGACAATGAAATGTCCATTTCTCCAAATGTTGGAGCACTCTCAGCTTATCTAAACAGAATACTTACTGCTGAAAGATATCAGAAGTTCAAAAGAGATACAAAGTCATTTCTTGAGGGAATCCCAAAATTAGGTGGGAAGGCAGCAAAGATTGCTCAGAAAACAGAAGAAGTTTTAAAGGGACTTATTTTACCAGGATTACTGTTTGAAGAACTCGGGTTCACATATGTTGGTCCAATAGATGGTCACAATATTGAACTTTTAATAGATACATTAAGGCGTATAAAAAATATTCAAAGTCCTATCCTAATTCATGTAATAACAAAAAAAGGCAAGGGTTATGAATTTTCAGAGAAAAACCCCTCAATATATCATGGGATAGGACCTTTTAAAATCGAAACGGGTGAGCCTATTGAAACTCAAGGTCAAAATTATAGTGATGTGTTTGGAGATGCACTGATAGACCTTGCTGAAAAAGATGAAAAGATTATTGCGATTACAGCAGCTATGAAAGAGGGGACGGGTCTCGATTACTTTGCCAGAAGATTTCCCAATAGATTTTATGATGTCGGAATAGCAGAACAGCATGCTTTAACATTTGCTGCTGGACTTGCAACACAGGGTTTAAAGCCAGTTGTTGCTATTTATTCAACATTCCTTCAAAGGGCATATGATCAGATTGTCCACGATATTTGTCTTCAGAAACTTCATGTTGTCTTTGCTATAGATAGAGCAGGCATTGTTGGTGAAGATGGGCCTACACATAACGGTATTTTTGACCTGTCCTATTTAAGGCATATACCAAACTTAGTTGTAATGGCGCCAAAGGATGCCCTTGAATTAAAAATGATGTTAAAAATAGCATTAGAGTATAATGGTCCTGTAGCTATAAGATATCCAAAAGGAAGAATACCAATTTTCAATGAAAGTCAAAAATTTCAGTCATTATTCAAGATTGGAGAGTCTGAAATTCTTAAAGATGGAACAGATATAGCCCTGATTGGTATAGGAAATACAGTCTTTACAGTTTTAAAAGCTGCTGAAAAGCTTGAGAAAGAAGGAATAAATCCAATGGTAATAAATGCAAGATTTATAAAACCTTTAGACAGAAAGCTTTTATCAAAAGTTGCGTCTCTAATTCAGAGAATTATTACTGTTGAAGACAATGTTATTATGGGAGGTTTTGGAAGTGCCGTTCTTGAACTCTTCAATGAAATGGGTCTATTTAATGTAAGGTTAAAGAGATTGGGCATCCCGGATATCTTTGTAGAACATGGTGATACAAATGAATTGAGAAGAATTTATGGGCTCGATGAAGACAGTATATCATCTATTGTTAGTTCCTTTCTAAAAGAACCAGTATACAGATTTTGA
- the speE gene encoding polyamine aminopropyltransferase, whose amino-acid sequence MNMIKFTEKAPYAPVEYLYDVEEILYTGKSKFQEIMVIRNPYFGRMLILDDVVQLTERDEFFYHEMLTHIVMHAHPNPRKVIVIGGGDGGVVREVLKHKTVEKVYFVEIDEEVINVSKRFFPTISSGVDDPRVELNIMDGAEFLKKKKNTDIDAIIIDSTDIIGFARSLFTDDFFYSVKDSLSSEGLFVSHTESLHFHKDMVIEMQETLKHIFPIVDLYTAPIATYPGNWWAFAVASKKINPREVRNSFSINTKYYDPEIHKQAFMTKDLYQKLMQKKLMW is encoded by the coding sequence ATAAATATGATTAAGTTTACAGAAAAAGCTCCTTATGCACCGGTTGAATATTTATATGATGTTGAAGAGATATTATACACAGGGAAAAGTAAATTTCAAGAAATTATGGTTATAAGAAACCCCTATTTTGGGAGAATGCTGATTCTTGACGACGTTGTGCAACTAACAGAAAGGGATGAGTTCTTTTATCATGAGATGCTGACTCATATTGTAATGCATGCACATCCTAATCCAAGAAAGGTTATTGTAATCGGTGGTGGAGATGGAGGAGTAGTAAGAGAGGTTCTAAAACATAAAACAGTTGAAAAAGTCTATTTTGTTGAAATTGATGAAGAAGTAATTAATGTTTCAAAGAGATTTTTTCCAACTATATCCTCAGGTGTTGACGACCCCAGAGTGGAATTAAATATCATGGATGGGGCAGAATTTTTGAAGAAAAAGAAAAATACTGATATTGATGCAATTATTATTGATTCGACCGATATTATTGGATTTGCAAGGAGTCTGTTCACTGATGATTTTTTTTATTCTGTGAAAGATAGTCTTTCATCTGAAGGATTATTTGTTAGTCATACAGAGTCATTACATTTTCATAAAGATATGGTTATCGAAATGCAGGAAACATTGAAACATATTTTCCCTATAGTAGATTTATATACTGCTCCGATTGCAACGTATCCTGGTAATTGGTGGGCTTTTGCAGTTGCATCAAAAAAAATTAATCCAAGAGAAGTTAGAAATAGCTTCTCAATTAACACAAAGTATTATGATCCAGAAATACATAAGCAGGCATTTATGACAAAAGATTTGTATCAGAAGTTGATGCAAAAGAAGTTGATGTGGTGA
- a CDS encoding sugar phosphate isomerase/epimerase has protein sequence MEKLGSEHFGLCFDTGHFNLFSQVSLNEWMKQLQYYIIEIHLHDNYKTADDHNAIGDGTFDFETLFDMLKDKKGLIYTVEAHTPQDAIKSISKLENYI, from the coding sequence ATGGAAAAACTTGGTTCTGAACATTTCGGTTTATGCTTTGATACTGGGCATTTTAATCTTTTTTCTCAAGTGTCTCTTAATGAATGGATGAAACAATTGCAATATTATATTATAGAAATTCACCTTCATGACAATTACAAGACAGCAGATGACCATAATGCAATAGGTGACGGAACATTTGATTTTGAGACATTGTTTGATATGTTAAAGGACAAGAAGGGGTTAATTTATACAGTAGAAGCACATACCCCACAGGATGCGATTAAAAGCATAAGTAAATTAGAAAATTATATTTAA
- a CDS encoding type III PLP-dependent enzyme: MLRTFKVDKFHAKIVSESTLFKTLKYLDHTTQETPYLIIDSEKLKEKVFMIGSSILNSKVFYAVKANPDIEVLRFLNKLKMGFEISSEGELEVLAALKVKPDKIISSNPVKSLKFLKKASMYGIKYFAFDSPEEVDKLVKYIPGCNVYVRLSVPNEGSEWPLSKKFGVELDDALELLKYAKEKKLKPTGITFHVGSQCTNMYNWNIALDKAETLWNMAAKKNIVLRLLNIGGGYPIRYTRDVLSIEAIERNINELIYDRFPQDIDIHIEPGRAVIGDAGIMVTSVIGKARRGDGEWLYIDVGVFNGLMESIGGIKYTYIVETDKNVRGKKSWTIAGPSCDSFDVIDKNVILPEPNIGNLMLILSGGAYTVSYASEFNGFCIPKTILI; the protein is encoded by the coding sequence ATGCTTAGAACTTTTAAGGTAGATAAGTTCCACGCAAAAATAGTATCTGAATCAACATTATTCAAGACTCTCAAATATCTTGACCATACAACACAAGAAACACCTTATTTAATTATAGACTCAGAAAAGTTAAAAGAAAAAGTATTTATGATCGGAAGCAGCATATTAAATTCAAAAGTATTTTATGCTGTTAAGGCAAACCCGGATATTGAGGTTCTTAGATTTTTAAACAAGCTAAAAATGGGCTTTGAGATATCGTCTGAGGGTGAACTCGAGGTACTTGCAGCATTGAAAGTAAAACCAGATAAAATTATTTCGAGCAATCCTGTAAAATCTTTAAAGTTTCTGAAAAAGGCTTCAATGTATGGCATTAAGTATTTTGCTTTCGATTCTCCAGAGGAGGTAGATAAGCTTGTAAAATATATTCCAGGATGTAATGTGTATGTGAGATTATCTGTTCCCAATGAAGGAAGTGAATGGCCTTTGAGTAAGAAGTTTGGTGTAGAACTTGATGATGCTCTTGAACTTTTAAAGTATGCAAAAGAAAAAAAGCTCAAGCCAACAGGGATCACTTTCCATGTTGGTTCCCAATGTACAAATATGTATAACTGGAATATAGCACTTGATAAAGCAGAGACTTTATGGAACATGGCAGCAAAAAAGAATATTGTTTTAAGACTTTTAAATATTGGTGGAGGCTATCCAATACGTTATACAAGAGATGTTTTGAGTATTGAAGCTATAGAAAGGAATATAAATGAACTTATATATGATAGATTTCCACAAGACATTGATATTCATATTGAACCAGGCAGGGCCGTTATTGGAGATGCTGGAATAATGGTCACTTCGGTAATTGGTAAAGCGAGAAGAGGTGACGGAGAGTGGTTATATATTGATGTTGGTGTTTTCAATGGGCTAATGGAAAGTATAGGTGGTATAAAATATACCTATATTGTGGAAACTGATAAAAATGTAAGAGGAAAAAAATCATGGACCATAGCAGGCCCGAGTTGTGATAGCTTTGATGTGATTGATAAAAATGTTATTCTGCCAGAACCCAATATTGGCAATTTAATGCTTATATTGTCAGGTGGAGCATACACTGTATCATATGCTTCTGAATTTAATGGATTTTGTATACCAAAAACAATTCTTATATAG
- a CDS encoding TrkH family potassium uptake protein has protein sequence MNIKVILYFIGFVLIFLSFFMILPLLVSFIQHQQDTIILLVSFAITFFSGIILYLPTRQHRRDDVRHREAFIIVALTWTAISLFGCLPFILSGTLSSFTDAYFESMAGFTTTGASVITDIEAVPRGILFWRCMTQWIGGMGIIVFALAVLPLLGTGGMQLFKAEVPEINVDKLRPRIIDTAKALWIIYIVLTVTDASLLFTAGMDLYDSICHAFTTMATGGFSTKNASIAYFRNPSIEYITSIFMLFAGVNYSLYFYVFKGDFLRLWRSNEFRFYISVTIISVLLIAAFLWKNSYNSITDSLRYSLFQVASIMTTTGYATADYEQWAPFAQVLLILLMFFGGMIGSTGGGIKQIRILLMIKQGFREMYQLIHPRAITAVKIDEKFLDKEILGSIWGFVFLFLGICTIATIAMAATGLDIITSSTTVISAMSNVGPAFGIAGPSENFASIPIIGKWILIFCMFTGRLEIYTVLILFIPQFWKK, from the coding sequence ATGAATATTAAGGTAATACTTTACTTTATTGGTTTTGTCCTTATTTTTCTCTCATTTTTTATGATATTGCCTTTACTTGTATCATTTATTCAGCATCAACAGGATACAATCATACTTTTAGTATCATTTGCTATAACGTTTTTTTCTGGTATTATTCTTTATCTTCCTACAAGACAACATAGAAGAGATGATGTAAGACACCGTGAGGCATTTATTATTGTGGCTCTTACTTGGACAGCCATTTCCCTTTTTGGATGTCTTCCATTTATTTTATCTGGAACCTTAAGTTCATTTACTGATGCTTATTTTGAATCAATGGCTGGATTTACTACAACGGGTGCATCTGTAATTACAGATATTGAGGCTGTTCCCAGAGGTATTCTTTTCTGGAGGTGTATGACACAGTGGATAGGAGGTATGGGTATAATCGTATTTGCACTTGCTGTATTGCCTTTACTTGGAACAGGAGGAATGCAACTTTTTAAGGCAGAAGTGCCTGAGATAAATGTTGATAAGCTAAGACCAAGAATAATTGATACAGCTAAAGCATTGTGGATAATCTATATAGTCCTTACTGTTACAGATGCGTCACTACTTTTTACAGCAGGAATGGATTTATATGACTCCATATGTCATGCATTTACTACAATGGCAACAGGAGGATTTTCAACAAAGAACGCCAGCATTGCTTATTTTAGAAACCCTTCTATAGAATATATAACGAGTATATTTATGCTTTTTGCAGGAGTTAATTATTCGCTTTATTTTTATGTATTCAAAGGTGATTTTTTAAGATTATGGAGAAGTAATGAATTCAGATTTTACATTTCTGTCACAATAATCAGCGTTTTGCTTATAGCCGCTTTTTTATGGAAAAATTCTTACAACTCAATTACTGATTCATTAAGATATTCCCTTTTTCAGGTTGCATCTATTATGACTACTACAGGATATGCTACAGCAGATTATGAGCAGTGGGCTCCATTTGCACAGGTGTTGCTTATATTGTTGATGTTTTTCGGGGGCATGATAGGGTCAACAGGAGGTGGAATCAAACAGATAAGAATTTTACTTATGATTAAACAGGGTTTCAGAGAAATGTATCAATTAATACATCCTCGAGCTATTACTGCTGTAAAGATTGATGAAAAGTTTCTTGATAAGGAAATCCTTGGAAGCATATGGGGATTTGTTTTTTTATTTTTAGGAATATGCACAATAGCTACAATTGCGATGGCCGCAACAGGACTCGATATCATTACATCATCAACCACTGTCATCTCAGCAATGAGTAACGTTGGACCAGCCTTTGGTATTGCCGGTCCTTCTGAAAACTTTGCATCTATTCCTATTATTGGAAAATGGATACTTATTTTCTGTATGTTTACAGGTAGACTCGAAATCTATACTGTATTAATATTATTTATTCCTCAGTTCTGGAAAAAATAG
- the trkA gene encoding Trk system potassium transporter TrkA, with product MRVIIVGAGEVGYQIAKFLSREVIDVIVIDKDKEKLRRIVEDIDVAVVEGEGGSPSTLREAEADKADIILAVTDKDETNMIACLLAKAMFGIPRKIARIRNPEYFYNEKLLSRENLDIDPAINPELELAKAVMRILEVPQATDIEEFEGGLVKVIGFKIPEGSSLIDKSLRKLGMTLNKKILIGIILREDKTIIPKGSDVIRASDIIYIPIKKEEIEDTLTLLGMSRKPIKRVMLLGGGRTGYYISSAIEQKADVKIIEKDLDRCKFLTRNLRKTLVLHGDGTEQKILIEENVGDMDAFIAASNNDELNIMVSLFAKKLGAKKTIAVVNKTDYMLLAHSLGLQSVLSPRLITASTILRYVRKGDILSLTAIAEAKAEIIEGRIGKTSPLLGKTLDQTQPDKSIIGAIIRGEEVIIPSGSDKIIEGDKLIIFTLRESIKDVEKILI from the coding sequence ATGCGCGTGATTATTGTAGGAGCAGGAGAAGTCGGCTATCAGATTGCAAAATTTCTCTCTCGAGAGGTAATTGACGTTATAGTAATAGATAAAGATAAGGAAAAACTAAGAAGAATTGTTGAAGATATAGATGTTGCAGTAGTTGAAGGCGAAGGTGGCAGCCCTTCAACTCTAAGAGAAGCAGAGGCAGATAAAGCAGACATAATACTGGCAGTTACAGATAAAGATGAAACAAATATGATTGCATGTTTGCTTGCAAAAGCAATGTTTGGTATACCGAGGAAAATTGCTCGTATCAGGAATCCAGAGTATTTTTACAATGAAAAGCTACTGAGTAGAGAAAATCTTGATATAGACCCTGCTATTAATCCTGAGCTTGAGCTTGCAAAGGCAGTAATGAGAATTCTTGAAGTTCCTCAGGCAACAGATATCGAAGAGTTTGAAGGTGGTCTTGTAAAAGTTATAGGATTTAAGATACCCGAAGGCTCTTCATTGATAGACAAATCACTTAGAAAGCTTGGGATGACACTAAATAAAAAGATTCTCATAGGCATTATTCTTAGAGAAGACAAAACTATAATACCTAAAGGGAGTGATGTAATTAGAGCTTCTGATATCATATATATTCCTATTAAAAAAGAAGAAATAGAAGATACACTGACCCTTTTGGGAATGTCAAGAAAACCCATTAAAAGAGTTATGTTATTAGGTGGAGGCCGTACAGGATATTATATTTCTTCAGCAATAGAACAAAAGGCAGATGTTAAGATAATCGAAAAAGACTTAGATAGGTGTAAGTTTCTTACAAGAAACCTCAGAAAAACTTTGGTACTTCATGGAGACGGAACAGAGCAAAAAATACTAATCGAAGAGAATGTTGGTGATATGGATGCTTTCATAGCAGCCTCAAATAATGATGAATTAAATATAATGGTTTCATTATTTGCAAAAAAATTGGGTGCAAAAAAGACTATAGCGGTTGTAAACAAAACAGATTATATGCTTTTAGCACATAGCCTTGGACTTCAATCTGTCCTTAGTCCAAGACTTATTACAGCAAGTACGATTCTCCGTTATGTGAGAAAAGGAGATATTTTGTCATTAACAGCCATAGCAGAAGCAAAAGCAGAAATTATCGAAGGAAGAATCGGCAAGACTTCACCTCTTCTGGGAAAAACACTCGATCAAACGCAGCCAGATAAATCAATTATTGGAGCGATTATTAGAGGGGAAGAAGTTATAATACCTTCAGGTTCTGATAAAATCATCGAAGGTGATAAGTTAATAATATTCACTCTCCGGGAATCAATAAAGGATGTAGAAAAAATCCTTATATGA
- a CDS encoding zinc ribbon domain-containing protein translates to MPIYEYECSNCGKHCEVFQKFNEEPIKTCPDCGGHMHKLISQTSFVLKGTGWYVTDYARAEKKKPEEKHTEDKRKPDTDKKQKAETSAKN, encoded by the coding sequence ATGCCAATATACGAATATGAATGTAGTAACTGCGGAAAACATTGTGAAGTTTTTCAGAAATTCAATGAAGAACCCATAAAAACATGTCCCGACTGTGGGGGGCATATGCACAAACTCATATCGCAGACTTCATTTGTTCTTAAAGGCACTGGTTGGTATGTAACTGATTATGCACGTGCTGAAAAGAAAAAGCCTGAGGAGAAACACACAGAGGATAAACGTAAACCTGATACAGATAAAAAGCAGAAAGCAGAGACATCTGCCAAAAATTAA